ATCGATAACTAAAAGGGGCATTAAAATTATACTTAAATATAAAATCAAAATTCCAATAGAAATATTCCAATAATTTAAAATTAAAACAGATACAAAAGTTAAAGTCCATGAACTAAGTATACTAACACTTATCTCGTTTTTCAGAACGTATTTTATGGAATTTCCAATATTTACCTCCTTAGAAAGTCCGATTGTGATTGCCAAAACTGTAAAATATATGCCCAGTAATCCAATCATCAAACCGATAAATATAGAAACTGCAGTATCGTGAGAGATGATATCAAATGAAAACGATAAAACCCATAAAAAATTAAAAATTAAACTAGGGACTACAATTAGAAATATTCCTAAAATAATTAAAAAACATATAAAGAATAAGAATATTAATCCCATACCCGAAATTATTCCAAAATCCATTTTTTCCCCATATAAACGTTAAAAAAACAGTGTAATTTTTAATATTTATATCTAGGAGAATGGATTTTAATAATTTTAAAAAAAAGCATTTTTTTCTATTTTACAAAAAGTCAAGAGAGGAATTCTTGACATTTTGAAGATTTTTCTTCAGGTGGTCGCCCAAAAAAAAGAAAACTTCTAAATACTAACAAACAATAAACTATCAAATCATAAAGTATATAAAACCCACATAAAAAAAATTAAAAAAAGTTAATTTATTTTATTTCCATCTTCTTTTATATCCTGAAGATTTAGGTCTAAATACAACTACTGCACCACAAAGTAGAACAATAACTGTAAGCATTCCCCCGGGAACTGAAGTATTTATTTCTTCAGAGTATGGAATAAAAGACAGGTAATCGTTTATATCATCTAAGAAATCCGAAGCGAACAAAGAAATAAGTCCAAAAGCTACATCGTTTTTTTCTTCATATTCAGAAACAAGTATTTCAGCAGTATCTTCAGCACCGTAGTAGCATTTTTTTGAAGCTTCAAGATAATCGTTTGCTTCAACTTCGTAAAGATAAGCATTTGTTTTTGCTTCCCTTACTTCAGCAATATCATCAGTTTTTACACCGCTAAGCGAATCGATAGCAGCTTGATATTTTGTTGCTGCCATTTTTGCATATTTAACTCCAAGAGTAGAATCTTTAAGTTCACATTTATCTTGCCATTCTTCAGCTTCTTCTTTTTTATCGGAAAGTGTAGCAATATCTGACTCAAAGAGTGTTTTTATTGTACTCATTTCTGAAACTGAAATTAAGCCATCTTCTAAAAATTCATCAATCTGTTCAGAGTGTTCAGCAGTAATTGATTCGTAATTACTTCTAACTGAAATCGAAGGTCTTGCAATATACCATACTGGATATGATTGATCTGCTTGGGTATCATAAATTTTACCTGTAACAAGCAAATAAGTATAGATTTCAACCGTGTCGTTATCCGCAGTATATGGAATTACCTTATCAACAATTCCATCTTCATCAACATCAGGTATAGAAGCCCTTGAATCAAAAGATAAACTGCAAGTTCCATCCATGTGGTAATTTATGGCAACAAGTCTAAACCTTACATCTTGAATTTTTGAATCGTCTGAATACGGCAGTAAGTTTTTAGGATTATTTAATATATTAAACCTGAATCTTGCAGGGTTTTCGAATTCGTGAACCATTGTAGCATACAAAGGAACTACAAAGTTATTTACTGCACCATTTGAAGCAGTTTTGAAGGGAAATAATTCACTCCCGAATATTTCTTCAAATTCAGCACTTACACCGGATTCATAACCGTTTACAGGGTGCTGACCGACATATATAAAATCATCAGCGTTTCTCGTTGTATAAATCGAGTCATAACCATATGATTCAGGCGGTTCTTTCCATCTGGCGATATCATCTTTTGATTCCCATTCTTCATGTTCTACCATATCCCATGTAGCATATTCAACAGATTCTTCCCAAATGTAAATCGTATGGTCTATTTTTACCCTAACTTCAAAATCTTCAACTTCAGCATTTAAAATTGAGTTCATTTGAGAAACTGTAACGAGTCCACCATCAACAATTGAAGAAATTTCTTGATAGTTATCATCAGGGGCTTTTAAAATTCCTATAAATGTATGTGAGCTTGATTCTGAAGAAACATTCAAATCATCTAACACATACTGAGAAACCACGATATCTCCTTGAACGACCTGAAAAGTAACTCTCGTAATATTTGTATATCCTTTAATATCTAAAGAATAACTTTCTCCATCAACTTCTCCGGTTTTTTCTGATATTCCCTCTAAATCTGTTGAAATTCTCGGAGTTGTTACAGTAATTTGAACTGGAAATACTGAAGCACCGTGAATATTATTTGCAACTTTAAACTCTGAAAGAGTTAAACCGCCCTGTTTTTCTCCTGAAACAGAACAAATTTCAGGTTCTTGAGCAACAGCTTCCATAATATATTGAATTGATTCCATCATGTCTTCAGTTGCAGTTTGCTTATCTCCAAGTATATTAGTAACTGCTTGGTCTTCAGCTTCAGATTGATTCATTGTAGAAGCGTCTGAAGTTATATTTTCTTTTGCTCCAGTTGTAGGATCTACTACAAAATCACTATCTGCAATTAAATTTGAACGGTCAATAACGTAATTAATTAATGAACCTAACCAGTTATCACTTGTAAATTCAATGAGTGATGCATTAACCGGACACATTGAACCAAGTACACAAAAAATTAATAAAAGGGTTAGCTTTTTATTCATTATTTACCACCCTTTTTACCGTCTTTTTTTACAATCGGCTTTTTAATGGTTTTTAAAGGTTTTTTACCTTTTTTTCTTCCAAAGACCACATACAAACCTAAACCTGAAATAATTAAAATTCCTGCGATTTTGTAGTTATCATAAACCAAAGTAATTACTGTATCAATTATTCCATCATCTAAATCAATGAAAGGAATAAATGAACCACTTGAACCGATATTCAATATTACACTATCTGAATAGATTTCAGTTAAACCGGATTCTTCTACCAGATAAACCTTCAAAGGTAGTGAATAGCTGTCATAGTCTAAACTATCAAGCAAGGTAAATGACAGTGATTGAACTTTAGAACTTCCTGGAGAAATTGAAAAATCTACTTTTGTAGAATTAACTAAAGGAGTTCCTTCAATCGTTAATCTGTAATATTGGGGTTCTGAAAATGGGTTTTCAATACTTACGGTTACAGTTCCAGTACTTCCTTCACTTGCAGTAATTGTTTTTGTTGTCAAAGAAACAGGATTAGCCACATTTACATCAATGTAAGTGTTGATTAAATCCCCTGATTGAATGTAAAGTTTGTAATCTCCGGTTTCTTCAAAGTCGATATTGAATTTATGAGTTTCAAAACCTTCAAGCGTATATGAATCAGAATAGATTATATTTTCATCTGAATCTTCAACTTTTATAGTAACAGTTCTTGTTTCCCCTTCAGTTTCAATAACTGTTAAAGAATTACTTCCAATACACCAGTTAGGAACTGTTAAAGAGAGTGGAAGTCTTACTATTTCGTAATCAATTGTAGTATCTGTTACAAACTCCGTACCAATTGAATTATAACCTGTAACCCTTACAGCTAAACTATTTGTACCTAAAATAGTTCCAGAATTAATTTTTACATTTACTGTTTTTGCATTTGTAAGGTCATCAAGTAAATAATAACTATCCTGTTTTGAAATTTGAACATTTGAAGAATCCCTGACATCTAAAACTTCCTGACCTGTCAAGTATAACTTAACACCGTAAGCATTATCGTTTGGTTCAATGTTTAGTGCGATATTCACTTCAGAATTTGAATAAGTTGTAATTTCGACAGGAGTATTTGAAATTTTAAAAAATACTGATTCAGGGTACATTCTAACAGATATTTCTTCAGTAATGTTACTTACTGTAAAAGATTCTGTTTCATTCCAAAAACCCGATTTAACGAATGTAAATTCATACGTTCCATCAAGAACATCTAATAAATCCCCATCTGAATAATTATTAAAAAATGTTCCATTTTTATAAACGCTTACATCAGTCAATCCACCTTCTGAATATTCAATACTCAAAGGAATAGACCTAAAAGGTAATTGCATTGTATAATCTTCATCCATAACCACAGATTCAGTATATGTAAATCCATCTTTTTCAACTGTTATTTCATGTGTTCCAGTTGCAAATTGAATTATATCCCCATCATCAAACGTTCCTAATAAATTATCCCCATCATAAACATTAAAATCGTTTACAACAGATTCAAACGTTATATAGTACAGTTCAGGCGGTGCAATCATTGTATAGATACTTGAATAACTTGAAGTTGAATCATAAACGAAATTTCCAAAGATAACCACAGTATAGGTCATTCGGGAAACATAACTCGAACCATCAAGAACTAAACGCAAATCGTTAGTTATTGCAGATGTGGGAGTTTTAAACACAGGAGTCGTACAGGCTACATCGTGGGAAGTATGAATCATATTTCCGTTTAGATAAATATCGTCCCCCGAAAATTGACCGTGATTAGGAAAGAGCATCATGTAAAACGTTTCAGGAACTGTTGTATTGATGTAAATATGATCCTCGACATAATCCCCACCAAGGTCGTAACTCCAAACACCTTTTAACAGCCCATACGGTGAGTATTGACCATTTATATATGGCGAAAACTCCCCATTGAACGGAATTTGTAGGTAATCTGCACTAATATAATTACAGAATCGACCTAAATCTTTTTCCGAAGCAAAATAAATTGTGTTTCCATCTACACCAGTAACAACAGGCAGATAAGCAACAAAATCTATATTTTCAATAATTGTTATCGTTGCTTCCGTAGTCATGGCACTATCGTCCAGTACAACACAGTAACTAGACGGAGTACAGGTTTCGGGAACCGTCAAATATTCCGCATTTACGGAACCCATTACACCCAGTAAGAATAGTAAAAAAAGAAGAAAGTGTTTTTTCATTTTTGAATCACTTCCTTATTTCCTGTTAAATCCTTTTCCTTTTGGCATATTGCCGATAAGTGCTACAATGAATACAACTGCAATTAAACCAAAGAATACTTTATTTTCAGTAAAAATATCTACAATATCATCGCCTTCAGCGTAAGCAATCAATATTGCAGTTTGAACATCTTCGGTTTCTTCAGTTGTTGTAGTTGTAGTATTTTCTTCTTCAGTTTCTTCTACAATTTCAGACATTGAAACGTTAATTTCAGTAACTCCTGGAACTGTGAGGTTCATTGAAACGTTTTCATATCCTGTTTTTGAGAAAGTTAAGTAGTACGTACCGTATGTAAGGCTTAATACTTGTGAAGTGTTATCGTAAGTACCTAAAAGTACGCCATCTTCGTAAACATCGCATTCTTCAACGTTTGCGTTAATTTGTACTACGTATTCAGTTAATTCAAGTGTAACGTTACATTCAGTTGCTACAGTTGGGTCTACTTCAACAGTTTCGTTATCATAGTATTCTTTAACGAGGGTAATGTTTTGAGCTTCATCTGTTATATTCAAAACACCTGAATCGTTAATTGTACCAAGTAAAGTATCATCTGAAGAATAAACTTCAATTTCGTTAATTCCATTCGTATTAAAAGTTACATCGGTAGCACAAGCTGGTAACACGCAAGAGAATAAAACCATTGTAACTACAAGAATTTTTTTCAAATTTTCTTTCATTTCTTTAAACACAATTATCACCTCTTAATCTCTCATAGCAATTGCAAAGTATAGTACACCAGTAAACGCTAACGCAATCAACTGATATTCTGGAATCATTAAAGCTTCAACCTGAAGGTATCCAAAGACATACATTATTACTAATAAAAATGCAATTCCAAGACCTTCGACACCTGAAATATTTTTACTTTGTTTGAAGTTCCTTTTTCCTGAAATCAGGACAACAAACATACACCCGATTTCAACGAGTACAGCAGTCCAGAAATCAGCAATAAACGTATTCTGTAAGTAAATAATATCAACCATTACCGCAGTTCCGAGTAATGCAAAGAGAAACTCAAGCCAGGAAACTCTCCCATTTCCGGCAAATTTAATTTTTTGTTTTGAAAAATCCATTTTTTGCAAAATTACACCTCATTTTCCACCATAACATAATGACAGGGCAGTTATATCAATTAATAAATAAACAAATCCGGCAGGAATATTCGCAAACGCATCAATACCTGGTAACGTCATTGTTACAAAAGTTATTACTGGCTGACTTAAGGTCAAAGCTTCAAGAAGGATACCTAAAAATCCACCTGCACCTTTTCTGAATGATGTAAAAAACAAAATCATACAAGTTGCAAGAATCCCTAAAGTACCGCCCATTTGGAAAACAGCACCTATAAGATTACCAATTATTGGAATTGCAGAAACGGCTACAAATCCACCATTTACTAAAGACATTCCAATCCCAACAAACAACAAAAGAACTCTAAAGTTTCCAAAACGAGACCTTCCATAGTTCCGATATGTTGGATTTCCACCACCATAGCCCAAAATTTCACCTCCAACCTTTCTTTTTATAATTTGAATTGTAATTAGAATTATAATTGTTGTATCCCCTTTGTCTTAATTTTATAGACCAGAGAATTCCTATAATTATTAAAGAAAAACCGAATACCGTTGTAATCTGTTCAGGAGTGCAGTATTCTGAAAGCGTTGGCAACAGGGAACAAGCCCATTCTATAAAATTATCCTGAAGGTACGTTGAATTGACATATACACCCCCAACAATAATTAACAAACTTGAAAAGAAACCGAGTCTAATCCTCAAATATTACAACCACCTTTAATTTTAATCAAATATTTAACTACAATTAAAATAGAGCGTGGAATGTATAAAAACGCTATTAAAATACGCCAATAAGTCGAATAAACCAATAAATGAATAAAACTAATAAATTAATACGTGAATAAATGAATAAATTTAAAAAAAGTATTAAGATGAAAATATAACATCTACAAGCTCATCAAATTCTTTAAACCTTGTATCGTGTTCATCATCCTTAAATTGGCTATAAAATTCAACACTTGGAGCTTCAACACCAATATTTATACCCATTACAGAAATAGTTCCTTTTCTTAACACATAAGCTTCAATAAAGAAAGCTCTACCGTCTTTATCTAAAAGCGATAAATCAGGGGTAGTTGCAATAATAAGAGGAACAACAGTTCTTACCATCTGCAAAATCTTCGCAAATGCTTTATTTATTTTAGTTGCTCCATCCCTTTTATAGAAGTATTTAGCGATATCATCAATAAATACGATATCTAAATCCCTTCTACCTTTTAATTTTTCAAAGTCGGCTTTTGTTTTGATAAATACGGATTTTAAACCTAATTTTTTACATTCTTCATGCATTGCAATTAAGTGAGTAGTCTTAAAAGAACCACGTTTTCCATCGATACAGATTGAAATATGTTCTTTTTCAGGTCTATACATATCTACAAGTTCAAGTATAGATATTTCCGAATCTGAAAAATCAATTTCTACATCAAAACCTAAACTTTTTGCAAGAGTATGCTCTTTCATCAAACTTAAATCGTATTCACCATATAAAGCCGAATTAACCATTATTTCGTTTCCTCTTTCATTCTTTCATTTTCAAGTGCTGAAATAAAGCTCTTAAATGAGTTTTTATCCCCTGTTGCTTTTATATATATCGGGTAAAGTTCGGGTTTTAAAGAAACGAGTCTTCTAAGTCGGTTAGCCATCCATATTGTTCTAATTTTTTTACTCACTTTTGCCATCGCAGACATTAAAATATCGTTATCTCTTGAAACATATTCAAAGGACATAAAACTATTGACCAGTATTTTCAGTTCCATCTCCGTCAGGCTCATTAATATCATCCTTTTCATCTTTTTTGAATATGTCTATTCCTTTATCAAAGAAATCTTCAATATCTCCGAGAATGTCTGTTGCATTTTCCATTGCGAGAGGGTTTAAATCTCTTGCAATTTTCTCAACTGCCACAGCCGTAAACTCCTGAGCTTTAATTGATTTTTGATATTTTTCATTATAGAACTTTTTAGCCCAGTTATTAACTTCTTCGGCAATTGTTTCAAGGTTATCGTGTAAAAATATTGATTCAGCAACCGTTTTATTCATTATTTTACTGAAATCTATTGTTACAACCCCGTGAATCCTTCCAAAATAATCTTTTACCCAATCAACGAATTTTTCAAACCATGTTAAAATCCTGTTGATTGCAGTTGATTCATTGTAAACTTTTTCTTCAGTATCGTGAAGCTCAAATGAAGTAACTTCATAAAGGTCTTCAAGGTTTCCAGTCATTGGATTTATATACTTAGTAGCGTTTACGTGTGGCATTCTCAAAACCCTAATTTTTCCATCATCCCATCGAACACGAGCAATATCTCTTTCCCAAGATACAGGAAGGATTTTAATATCTCTCATGTTACTTTTAAAATTCATGTACCAAATGTTGATGTATTCGGGCTTGGAAAGCTTAAAACCTAACGAATAACCGATTATTAAAGCTAATGGGTATATCCAGTTGAAATAAGATATTAAATAAAGCAAGTTCCAGTTTGAGAAATCAAAAAACGGCAATTTTAAAACAAATTTCCATTTTTCAATCGTTAATACTTCGTACATACTGAAAGGTAAGCCATATTTAATTGAAAGCATTGCAGCAATTAACCCTACAAAGCCCAAAATTAAAACATAACAGCCTTGTTTCCAGTAATCAATTAACATTCTTTTATAAAGCAGTTCTTTAATTGTTAATTGTCCAAATACTACCAAAAAGGCAAATAAAAAACCGGACTGAAGACTTAGAAACCCTAAAGCATTTGATGAAGCAATATAGAATTTCTGCTGCAAAGTTAAAGGAGTTGCAAACTCTTTTACAATTGCCATGTTTCCACCCTCTTTCCAAAACACAAAACAGAAACGACCCGATTTTAATTGAACTGAGTGAAATTCTTTATAGTTCCTTCCGGGGTCTAAAGTAATCTCGGTATTCCTTTTAGAATAAATATCATATGCGGTCATTGTAACAGAGTGAGAATTTGAGTTATAAATCTCAA
This Methanococcus maripaludis C5 DNA region includes the following protein-coding sequences:
- a CDS encoding PEGA domain-containing protein, translated to MFKEMKENLKKILVVTMVLFSCVLPACATDVTFNTNGINEIEVYSSDDTLLGTINDSGVLNITDEAQNITLVKEYYDNETVEVDPTVATECNVTLELTEYVVQINANVEECDVYEDGVLLGTYDNTSQVLSLTYGTYYLTFSKTGYENVSMNLTVPGVTEINVSMSEIVEETEEENTTTTTTEETEDVQTAILIAYAEGDDIVDIFTENKVFFGLIAVVFIVALIGNMPKGKGFNRK
- a CDS encoding DUF3244 domain-containing protein yields the protein MKKHFLLFLLFLLGVMGSVNAEYLTVPETCTPSSYCVVLDDSAMTTEATITIIENIDFVAYLPVVTGVDGNTIYFASEKDLGRFCNYISADYLQIPFNGEFSPYINGQYSPYGLLKGVWSYDLGGDYVEDHIYINTTVPETFYMMLFPNHGQFSGDDIYLNGNMIHTSHDVACTTPVFKTPTSAITNDLRLVLDGSSYVSRMTYTVVIFGNFVYDSTSSYSSIYTMIAPPELYYITFESVVNDFNVYDGDNLLGTFDDGDIIQFATGTHEITVEKDGFTYTESVVMDEDYTMQLPFRSIPLSIEYSEGGLTDVSVYKNGTFFNNYSDGDLLDVLDGTYEFTFVKSGFWNETESFTVSNITEEISVRMYPESVFFKISNTPVEITTYSNSEVNIALNIEPNDNAYGVKLYLTGQEVLDVRDSSNVQISKQDSYYLLDDLTNAKTVNVKINSGTILGTNSLAVRVTGYNSIGTEFVTDTTIDYEIVRLPLSLTVPNWCIGSNSLTVIETEGETRTVTIKVEDSDENIIYSDSYTLEGFETHKFNIDFEETGDYKLYIQSGDLINTYIDVNVANPVSLTTKTITASEGSTGTVTVSIENPFSEPQYYRLTIEGTPLVNSTKVDFSISPGSSKVQSLSFTLLDSLDYDSYSLPLKVYLVEESGLTEIYSDSVILNIGSSGSFIPFIDLDDGIIDTVITLVYDNYKIAGILIISGLGLYVVFGRKKGKKPLKTIKKPIVKKDGKKGGK